Below is a genomic region from Flammeovirgaceae bacterium SG7u.111.
ACATCGCTAAGAATTATCAACAAAATTCGATATTACACTAAAACAGTTTAAAATGATCTTAAAGTCATTTTTTGGAAATTTCATAAACACTAAAAAAAACATTTGACAATTTTATTTATTAAATTAATTGTACTTTTCAGTGAATAAATACAAAATCCTATATTAAATTTTAACATTAAATTTTATTTAGGTTAATATTAAAACATATTAATTCATATTAAATTAACTAACCAAACACATAACATGTAAAAAAACACGCCACTAATGGCTGTTAACTTCGGTTTAAAACAAAAAAAACCAGAACAAAGATGTTCTGGCTTATAAATTACGCTGGGGTAATCAGTTAAGGCATTGGAAAACCTTGTGCTGCTACCAATATTTTATACCACATTTCTCTGGTCAACTCTAATTTTTCTGCCTCTATCGCCACTCTCAACCTTTCCAATTTTCCCGAACCTACTATGGGCATTATCTTAGCCGGGTGCATAAGTAGCCAAGCATAAGCTACTTCATCTATACCTGTAGCCTCTACTTGTTTTGCCACTTGTTCAAGCTGGGCTTTCACCCTTATCCCCTTCGCATCTTTAGGTTTAAAAATCTGCCCTCCTGCTAGCGGTGACCAAGCCATGGGCTTAATTCCTTCTTTAAGAAAAAACTCAATGTTTTCATTTTGGAAATGTTCCACGCAATAAGGTGATATCTCGACCTGGTTGGTAACTAATTTTCCAGAAAAATGGCATGCAAGCATCTCGTACTGCATAGGAGTGAAATTAGACACACCAAAGTTGAGCACCTTACCCGATTGCGATAGGTCATCGAAGGCCTTTGCAACTTCAGCAGGATCCATCAATGGGTCTGGTCGGTGAATCAATAATAAGTCGATCCGGTCTGTCTTGAGCTTTTTGAGGGATTCTTCGGCACTACCTATTATATGAGCGTAGCTTGTATCATAATGATTCATTTCTCGCTTAGGATATTTCCCTGAAGTAAGCTTAATACCACACTTAGTAATCACCTCTAGCTTGTCCCTAAGGCTAGGATCGTGGCTAAGGGCATCACCAAACAAATTCTCACATTCATAGTCCCCATATATGTCAGCCAAGTCCATAGAGCTTACGCCCATTTCCAAAGCCTGATTGATATAAGTAGATAAATCTTTGGGAGATATCCCCCAGTCTGTCACGCGCCATAAACCTAGCACAATGCGAGAAAGATGTAAGTTTTCGGATAAGGTTATTTTCTCCATGTTTTCAAATCTGTTAATTAGCAAAACTGTATCTGCCACAAGATAGTGATACAAATGACTTTGCCCAACGCTTTGGCAAATCATCTTCTGAAGCTAACACTTAGGGCATTATTCAAAAAACAGGAAGCTTCCCCCTTTTAGATTGCTTATTCCTTATTTTTGCAGTTCACAATCTTTTTATACCATATGAACAACAATGATATTCTTCGACGTGTCCGCTACACCTTTGACTTTAGCGACTCCAAAATGATTGCACTTTTTGCCCTTGCTGATAAACAAGTTACAAGGGAAGAAGTGAGCAACTGGCTGAAAAGAGAAGAAGATCCTGACTTTGTTGCTTTGTATGATAAGGATTTGGCTATCTTCCTGAACGGACTGATAAATGACAAACGGGGCAAGCGTGATGGGGAGCAGCCTAAACCTGAGAAAACCCTCAACAACAATCTTATCCTGAGAAAGTTGAAAATTGCTTTAAACTTGAGAGACGACGATATGTTGGAAATTCTTTCCCTTGCCGATTTCAAACTAGGCAAACACGAGCTTAGCGCCTTTTTCAGAAAACCTACCCAAAGCCAGTATCGCCTTTGTAAAGACCAAGTCCTTAGAAACTTCTTGCACGGTTTGCA
It encodes:
- a CDS encoding DUF1456 family protein, translating into MNNNDILRRVRYTFDFSDSKMIALFALADKQVTREEVSNWLKREEDPDFVALYDKDLAIFLNGLINDKRGKRDGEQPKPEKTLNNNLILRKLKIALNLRDDDMLEILSLADFKLGKHELSAFFRKPTQSQYRLCKDQVLRNFLHGLQLKYREANPS
- a CDS encoding aldo/keto reductase; amino-acid sequence: MEKITLSENLHLSRIVLGLWRVTDWGISPKDLSTYINQALEMGVSSMDLADIYGDYECENLFGDALSHDPSLRDKLEVITKCGIKLTSGKYPKREMNHYDTSYAHIIGSAEESLKKLKTDRIDLLLIHRPDPLMDPAEVAKAFDDLSQSGKVLNFGVSNFTPMQYEMLACHFSGKLVTNQVEISPYCVEHFQNENIEFFLKEGIKPMAWSPLAGGQIFKPKDAKGIRVKAQLEQVAKQVEATGIDEVAYAWLLMHPAKIMPIVGSGKLERLRVAIEAEKLELTREMWYKILVAAQGFPMP